A region from the Streptomyces lydicus genome encodes:
- a CDS encoding SCO4226 family nickel-binding protein, which translates to MPKFMDVHHGMKGLGPDDIKAAHQADLAIQSEEGVTFEHAWADTESGDVFCLSDAPSAGAVQRIHERAGHKADEIHPLSVSL; encoded by the coding sequence ATGCCCAAATTCATGGACGTTCATCACGGTATGAAGGGTCTCGGCCCCGATGACATCAAGGCGGCGCACCAGGCCGATCTCGCCATTCAGAGCGAAGAAGGTGTGACCTTCGAGCACGCCTGGGCCGACACCGAATCCGGGGATGTCTTCTGCCTGTCGGACGCGCCGTCGGCGGGGGCCGTGCAGCGCATTCACGAGCGGGCCGGCCACAAGGCCGACGAGATCCACCCGCTGTCGGTCTCGCTCTGA
- a CDS encoding lanthionine synthetase LanC family protein: MTAPEATAVAVDEVEGLAVASLRWLAGAARETAGGGLAWATRPSEDKLNPMLYRGTAGIVPVFLEAWRHFGDDAFADTALRAARGLADSVDGVDDDSLYFGRTGMALALRSVHDELGDTAAGAAADRALELVRSRFDGARWGELYELMGGNAGIGLGALVAGDAELAVLAVEPYLRTAERTPAGIHWAHRTGVDARLHHISHGTLGIALALARVGRATGRADLVELALAGAADIVARDEAGPEGFLVRHSTPQHLPDLIEPISYGWCHGPAGDAQVFRLLRDITADPAWSALADRCWRTVTHSGLPRRLRPGFWDNNGRCCGTAGVLALACDRLVEQQDPYDFAHVLVADLAARAIRDTDGARWSNFEHRPVPRDLEPGTGWGMGNAGIVRELLRFVRLSRGGDPRYAFAWPDQPPVRA, from the coding sequence ATGACGGCACCAGAGGCCACGGCTGTTGCGGTCGACGAGGTCGAAGGGCTCGCGGTGGCAAGCCTGCGGTGGCTTGCCGGAGCGGCGCGGGAAACCGCCGGTGGAGGCCTCGCCTGGGCGACCAGGCCCTCGGAGGACAAGCTCAACCCGATGCTCTACCGCGGTACGGCCGGGATCGTCCCCGTGTTCCTGGAGGCGTGGCGGCACTTCGGCGATGACGCCTTTGCCGACACCGCCCTGCGCGCGGCCCGCGGACTCGCGGACTCCGTCGACGGCGTCGACGACGACTCCCTCTACTTCGGCCGCACCGGAATGGCCCTGGCCCTGCGGTCCGTTCACGACGAACTCGGCGACACAGCCGCCGGGGCCGCCGCGGACCGCGCGCTGGAACTCGTGCGGTCACGCTTCGACGGGGCGCGCTGGGGCGAGCTGTACGAGCTGATGGGCGGCAACGCGGGGATCGGCCTCGGCGCGCTCGTGGCCGGCGACGCCGAACTGGCCGTGCTCGCCGTGGAGCCGTACCTGCGGACGGCGGAGCGGACCCCGGCAGGCATCCACTGGGCCCACCGCACCGGCGTCGACGCCCGTCTGCACCACATCTCGCACGGCACGCTCGGCATCGCCCTGGCACTTGCCAGGGTCGGCCGGGCCACCGGCCGTGCGGACCTGGTCGAGCTGGCGCTGGCCGGTGCCGCGGACATAGTGGCGCGTGACGAAGCGGGGCCCGAGGGCTTTCTGGTGCGGCATTCCACTCCGCAGCACCTCCCCGATCTGATCGAGCCGATCAGCTACGGCTGGTGCCACGGACCGGCCGGCGACGCCCAGGTCTTCCGGCTGCTGCGGGACATCACGGCCGACCCCGCCTGGTCCGCCCTGGCCGACCGCTGCTGGCGCACGGTCACCCACTCCGGCCTGCCCCGGCGGCTGCGCCCCGGCTTCTGGGACAACAACGGCCGCTGTTGTGGCACCGCGGGCGTTCTGGCCCTGGCCTGCGACCGGCTCGTCGAACAGCAGGACCCGTACGACTTCGCGCACGTCCTCGTCGCGGACCTCGCCGCCCGCGCGATCCGGGACACCGACGGCGCCCGCTGGTCCAACTTTGAGCACCGGCCCGTCCCGCGTGACCTCGAACCGGGCACCGGCTGGGGCATGGGCAACGCGGGCATCGTGCGCGAACTCCTGCGCTTCGTACGGCTGAGCCGCGGGGGCGATCCGCGATACGCGTTCGCCTGGCCGGACCAGCCTCCGGTGCGCGCTTAG
- a CDS encoding DUF3592 domain-containing protein produces the protein MNGSKTEVSVLLGIFLLLIGIAVLVFGVREVRVERWLRLKGVRVQGSVVRHVRGGTSSDRTLDLDGDTHVARRRPRFAMIGYVDADGNPGEVKATSSSTEGWPIGQEVPVVYLPARPSTARIDLGSERRARARTCLVVGIGFIVGPIWIIVSSAGRG, from the coding sequence ATGAATGGTAGTAAGACGGAGGTATCGGTGCTGCTCGGCATATTTCTGCTTCTGATCGGGATTGCGGTCCTGGTCTTCGGCGTGCGTGAGGTGCGCGTCGAACGGTGGCTGCGGCTCAAGGGAGTCCGCGTCCAGGGGAGCGTGGTCCGCCATGTGAGAGGCGGTACGAGCTCGGACCGCACCCTGGACCTCGATGGGGACACGCACGTCGCCCGCCGCCGTCCCCGGTTCGCGATGATCGGGTACGTCGACGCGGACGGTAACCCGGGCGAGGTAAAGGCGACCTCCAGCAGCACCGAGGGCTGGCCGATCGGACAGGAAGTGCCGGTGGTCTATCTCCCCGCCCGGCCCTCCACGGCCCGCATCGACCTGGGCTCGGAACGGCGTGCCCGGGCGAGGACCTGCCTGGTGGTCGGCATCGGCTTCATCGTGGGGCCGATCTGGATCATAGTCTCCAGCGCCGGCCGCGGCTGA
- a CDS encoding phosphoglyceromutase — protein MADAPYKLILLRHGESEWNAKNLFTGWVDVNLNEKGEKEAVRGGELLKDAGLLPDVVHTSLQKRAIRTAQLALESADRHWIPVHRSWRLNERHYGALQGKDKAQTLAEFGEEQFMLWRRSYDTPPPALDRDAEYSQFSDPRYAGLPPELRPQTECLKDVVVRMLPYWFDGIVPDLRAGKTVLVAAHGNSLRALVKHLDGISDEDIAGLNIPTGIPLAYDLDADFRPLKPGGTYLDPEAAKAAIEAVKNQGKKK, from the coding sequence ATGGCCGACGCACCGTACAAGCTGATCCTCCTCCGCCACGGCGAGAGCGAGTGGAACGCGAAGAACCTGTTCACCGGCTGGGTGGACGTCAACCTCAACGAGAAGGGCGAGAAGGAGGCAGTCCGCGGCGGAGAGCTGCTCAAGGACGCCGGCCTGCTCCCCGACGTAGTGCACACCTCCCTCCAGAAGCGCGCCATCCGCACCGCGCAGCTGGCCCTGGAGTCCGCCGACCGGCACTGGATCCCGGTCCACCGCAGCTGGCGGCTGAACGAGCGCCACTACGGTGCGCTGCAGGGCAAGGACAAGGCACAGACGCTGGCCGAGTTCGGCGAGGAGCAGTTCATGCTCTGGCGCCGCTCGTACGACACCCCGCCGCCCGCGCTCGACCGTGACGCCGAGTACTCCCAGTTCTCCGACCCGCGCTACGCCGGCCTCCCGCCCGAGCTGCGCCCGCAGACGGAGTGCCTGAAGGACGTCGTCGTCCGCATGCTCCCGTACTGGTTCGACGGCATCGTCCCGGACCTCCGCGCCGGCAAGACGGTCCTGGTCGCGGCCCACGGCAACTCGCTGCGCGCCCTGGTCAAGCACCTTGACGGCATCTCCGACGAGGACATCGCCGGCCTGAACATCCCCACCGGCATCCCGCTCGCCTACGACCTGGACGCCGACTTCCGCCCGCTCAAGCCCGGCGGCACCTACCTCGACCCGGAGGCCGCCAAGGCCGCCATCGAGGCAGTGAAGAACCAGGGCAAGAAGAAGTAG
- a CDS encoding MDR family MFS transporter, producing MSASVAKPSGPAARLKRVAIESVSGLPRQFWWLWTSTLINRLGAFVATFLALYLTVERGYSASYAGLVGALYGLGGVISSVGAGVLTDRLGRRPTMLAAQLSTAASVALLGFMENPVAIAAVAGVVGMATNASRPAVQAMMADIVAPEDRVRAFSLNYWAINLGVAVSSTAAGLIAQHGYLALFLGESALVLACALVVFWKLPESRPAAGTPDGPDGGLDGPDDDGGAAPAPVSMLTVLRDGRFMTVVGLNLLLALLFQQASVSMPVSMGRDGFSSADFGMVVAVNGVLIVLLQIPVTRFIEHRSPAMLLVGSALLAGYGFGLTALADSVALYALAVTVWTLGEIINSPTQMGLVVRLSPLHGRGRYQGMYALSWSVASLTAPLLGGVVIDHYGADALWAGCAAVGTVAAMGYGLLLRSLPGQQAAVVRSPRCADTDTDTDTDTEAEAAMRVCGRGDVEASAQR from the coding sequence ATGTCCGCATCCGTAGCGAAACCCTCCGGGCCGGCGGCCCGTCTCAAGCGAGTCGCCATAGAGAGCGTGTCCGGTCTCCCCCGGCAGTTCTGGTGGCTGTGGACCAGCACCTTGATCAACCGGCTGGGCGCCTTCGTCGCCACCTTCCTCGCCCTCTACCTGACCGTCGAGCGCGGCTACTCGGCCTCGTACGCGGGCCTGGTCGGTGCGCTCTACGGCCTCGGCGGGGTGATCTCGTCCGTGGGCGCCGGGGTGCTGACCGACCGGCTCGGCCGCCGGCCCACGATGCTGGCCGCCCAGCTGTCGACGGCGGCGTCCGTGGCGCTGCTCGGCTTCATGGAGAACCCGGTGGCGATCGCGGCGGTGGCGGGCGTGGTCGGGATGGCGACCAACGCGTCCCGCCCCGCCGTACAGGCGATGATGGCGGACATCGTCGCCCCGGAGGACCGCGTCCGCGCCTTCTCCCTCAACTACTGGGCGATCAACCTCGGCGTCGCCGTCTCCTCCACCGCCGCCGGGCTCATCGCCCAGCACGGCTACCTGGCCCTCTTCCTGGGCGAGTCCGCGCTGGTGCTGGCCTGCGCGCTGGTCGTCTTCTGGAAGCTCCCCGAATCGCGGCCCGCGGCGGGCACACCGGACGGCCCGGACGGCGGACTGGACGGCCCGGACGACGACGGCGGCGCGGCCCCGGCTCCCGTCTCGATGCTGACCGTCCTGCGCGACGGCCGCTTCATGACCGTCGTCGGCCTCAACCTGCTGCTCGCGCTGCTCTTCCAGCAGGCGTCTGTCTCGATGCCCGTGTCGATGGGCCGGGACGGCTTCTCCAGCGCCGACTTCGGCATGGTCGTCGCGGTCAACGGCGTCCTCATCGTGCTGTTGCAGATCCCCGTAACGCGCTTCATCGAACACCGCAGCCCGGCCATGCTCCTCGTCGGATCGGCCCTGCTCGCCGGTTACGGCTTCGGGCTGACCGCGCTGGCGGACTCGGTCGCCCTTTACGCGCTCGCGGTCACGGTCTGGACGCTCGGCGAGATCATCAACTCGCCGACTCAGATGGGGCTCGTGGTGCGTCTCTCGCCGCTGCACGGCCGCGGCCGCTACCAGGGCATGTACGCGCTGTCGTGGTCCGTCGCCTCCCTGACGGCCCCTCTCCTCGGTGGCGTGGTGATCGACCACTACGGCGCCGATGCGCTGTGGGCCGGCTGCGCGGCCGTCGGCACGGTGGCGGCCATGGGCTACGGGCTGCTGCTGCGGAGCCTGCCGGGACAGCAGGCGGCGGTGGTCCGTTCACCGCGGTGCGCGGATACGGATACGGATACGGATACGGATACGGAAGCGGAAGCGGCCATGCGCGTGTGTGGCCGCGGGGATGTGGAGGCGTCCGCGCAGCGGTAG
- a CDS encoding alpha/beta hydrolase family protein produces the protein MVSIRYPARAGAGRYPTAPQLSAREAAAFDVRNNFSEQVPRGKVRWAATRTSAHVGAPPAAGRAPGQRLPVVLYSPGVGDPRSFGSTLCDELASRGYAVVTIDHTYEAPAVEFPDGRLARSVLASELAKAQKSGRITELLKKVSGVRVADTRFVLDELAERGAASPLPSGLRRALDLHAVGMFGQSAGGFTAAQTMHDDRRIKAAVNLDGVMGYTQRDDDPSNPSTVGREGVDRPLLLMGMAGNTHHTVASWGAVWRHSTGTWLRDLTLRGSRHASFTDAEALVPQIARRVGLPRKEVTALIGTVDPARAVAAQRAYVSAFFDRWLRGRDDGGLLDGPSARFPEVQFVR, from the coding sequence ATGGTGAGCATCCGGTACCCGGCGCGGGCGGGTGCCGGGCGGTATCCGACCGCACCGCAGCTGTCGGCGCGCGAGGCGGCGGCGTTCGACGTGCGGAACAACTTCTCGGAGCAGGTGCCGCGGGGGAAGGTGCGGTGGGCGGCGACCCGCACTTCTGCCCACGTGGGGGCGCCCCCGGCCGCGGGCCGGGCTCCCGGGCAGCGGCTGCCGGTGGTGCTCTACTCCCCCGGTGTCGGCGATCCGCGTTCGTTCGGCAGCACGCTCTGCGACGAGCTGGCCTCCCGCGGCTATGCCGTGGTCACCATCGACCACACCTACGAGGCACCCGCCGTGGAGTTCCCGGACGGACGGCTGGCGCGCAGCGTGCTGGCGTCGGAGCTGGCGAAGGCGCAGAAGAGCGGGCGGATCACGGAGCTGCTGAAAAAGGTCAGTGGGGTGCGAGTGGCCGATACCCGATTCGTCCTCGATGAGTTGGCCGAGCGGGGAGCCGCCTCGCCGTTGCCCTCGGGTCTTCGGCGGGCGCTGGATCTGCACGCCGTCGGGATGTTCGGGCAGTCGGCCGGCGGGTTCACGGCGGCGCAGACGATGCATGACGACCGGCGGATCAAGGCCGCGGTGAACCTGGACGGGGTGATGGGCTACACCCAGCGGGATGACGACCCCTCGAACCCGTCGACGGTGGGACGTGAGGGCGTGGACCGGCCGTTGCTGCTGATGGGAATGGCGGGGAACACCCATCACACGGTGGCGTCCTGGGGCGCGGTGTGGCGGCACAGTACGGGCACCTGGCTACGGGACCTGACGCTGCGCGGCAGCAGGCACGCCAGTTTTACGGATGCGGAGGCGCTGGTGCCGCAGATCGCGCGGCGGGTGGGGCTGCCGCGCAAGGAGGTGACGGCGCTCATCGGGACGGTCGACCCGGCGCGGGCGGTCGCGGCGCAGCGGGCGTACGTTTCCGCGTTCTTCGACCGGTGGCTGCGCGGGCGGGACGACGGCGGGCTGCTGGACGGGCCCTCGGCGCGGTTCCCGGAGGTGCAGTTCGTGCGGTAG
- a CDS encoding class I SAM-dependent methyltransferase — translation MTDNGHTHDGNPTHDGTPAQSGSHTHGHTHSHNHGHTPDPDFDWTAMADLLEREGETHSPYVQQALAELTHLTPRRILDIGSGPGVAACRLAATFPQAEVTAVDGAPELLARAAERAGRLGVRLRTQQADFPAGLAGLGTADLVWSGQALHHVGDQQGVVKQLARLLESGGVLAVVEGGLPARWLPRDLGFGRPGLQERLDAAQADRFSRMRAELPGSVAVVEDWPGMLRAAGLTDARSRTFLVDHPAPLADGPRQFARQALERSRQTFAELLNAEDRSTLDRLLDPADPAGIDRRTDLFLLTAKTVHFGTAA, via the coding sequence ATGACCGACAACGGCCACACCCACGACGGCAACCCCACCCACGACGGCACCCCCGCTCAGAGCGGTAGCCACACCCACGGCCACACCCACAGCCACAACCACGGCCACACCCCCGACCCCGACTTCGACTGGACCGCCATGGCCGACCTGCTGGAGCGGGAGGGCGAGACGCACAGCCCCTACGTCCAGCAGGCCCTCGCCGAGCTGACGCACCTCACCCCCCGCCGCATCCTGGACATCGGCAGCGGACCGGGCGTCGCGGCCTGCCGACTGGCCGCGACGTTCCCGCAGGCCGAGGTCACCGCGGTGGACGGCGCCCCGGAACTGCTCGCCCGCGCCGCGGAACGGGCCGGACGGCTCGGCGTCCGGCTGCGCACGCAACAGGCCGACTTCCCCGCGGGGCTGGCCGGTCTCGGGACGGCGGACCTGGTGTGGTCCGGGCAGGCTCTCCACCACGTAGGCGACCAGCAGGGCGTGGTGAAGCAGTTGGCCAGGCTGCTCGAATCCGGCGGGGTGCTGGCCGTCGTCGAGGGCGGACTGCCGGCCCGCTGGCTCCCGCGCGACCTCGGTTTCGGACGCCCCGGACTGCAGGAACGGCTCGACGCCGCGCAGGCGGACCGCTTCAGCCGGATGCGGGCCGAGCTGCCCGGCTCGGTGGCGGTGGTCGAGGACTGGCCCGGCATGCTGCGTGCCGCGGGCCTCACCGACGCCCGGAGCAGGACCTTCCTCGTGGACCACCCCGCGCCCCTGGCCGACGGGCCCCGGCAGTTCGCGCGGCAAGCCCTGGAACGATCCCGCCAGACGTTCGCCGAACTCCTCAACGCCGAGGACCGGTCCACCCTGGACCGGCTCCTCGACCCGGCCGACCCGGCAGGCATCGACCGCCGTACCGACCTGTTCCTGCTGACCGCAAAGACCGTGCACTTCGGGACGGCCGCCTGA
- a CDS encoding YbjN domain-containing protein — protein MGDERDPSTGDERETSGAVGNGSGHGSGNSAAGAVPTAQAGAVPTARAVIERTLTEAELEWESPSDGTYVIKLPGTRKLSTTCSLIVGRHSLSINAFVVRHPDENHEAVHRWLLERNTRLYGVSYAIDKLGDIYLVGKLPLAAVTPDELDRILGTVLENADGSFNTLLEMGFATAIRKEYAWRVSRGESTRNLDAFTHLTRGSAAGAS, from the coding sequence ATGGGTGACGAGCGCGACCCCTCCACGGGCGACGAGCGAGAGACGAGCGGTGCAGTGGGCAACGGCAGCGGCCATGGCAGCGGCAACTCGGCGGCCGGTGCGGTTCCGACGGCGCAGGCCGGGGCGGTCCCGACGGCGCGGGCCGTGATCGAGCGGACCCTGACCGAGGCCGAGCTCGAATGGGAATCGCCCTCCGACGGCACCTACGTCATCAAGCTCCCCGGCACCCGCAAGCTCTCCACGACCTGCTCGCTCATCGTCGGCAGGCACTCCCTCTCCATCAACGCCTTCGTCGTCCGTCACCCCGACGAGAACCACGAGGCCGTGCACCGCTGGCTCCTCGAACGCAACACCCGCCTCTACGGCGTCAGTTACGCGATCGACAAGCTCGGTGACATCTACCTCGTCGGCAAGCTCCCGCTGGCCGCCGTCACCCCCGACGAGCTCGACCGCATCCTCGGCACGGTCCTGGAGAACGCCGACGGCAGCTTCAACACCCTGCTGGAAATGGGCTTCGCCACCGCGATCCGCAAGGAGTACGCCTGGCGGGTGTCGCGCGGGGAGTCCACCCGCAACCTGGACGCCTTCACGCATCTGACGCGGGGGAGCGCCGCGGGGGCTTCGTAG
- the mshA gene encoding D-inositol-3-phosphate glycosyltransferase, producing MSPHVSRLRSRPQGQFPGQARLRLPGSARRPRRVAMLSVHTSPLHQPGTGDAGGMNVYIVELARKLASINIEVEIFTRATTGTLPPAVELAPGVLVRHVDAGPYEGLAKEELPAQLCAFTHGVMQAWAGHRPGYYDLVHSHYWLSGHVGWLAAERWGVPLVHAMHTMAKVKNAALAAGDAPEPAARVIGETQIVRAADRLIANTAEESDELVRHYEAEPGKVAVVHPGVNLDRFRPTGGEVAESRAAARARLGLPQDAVIPLFAGRIQPLKAPDILLRAAAALLDEDPSLRSRMVVPVVGGPSGSGLAKPEGLQKLAARLGIADLVQFRPPVGQEQLADWYRAASVLVMPSYSESFGLVAIEAQACGTPVIAAAVGGLPVAVRDGVSGFLVSGHDPADYARALGRFVADPALPARMGTDAARHAQSFGWGTAAAATGDVYTAAMQEHRRHLRSLHG from the coding sequence GTGAGCCCACACGTGTCCCGGCTCCGCAGTCGGCCGCAGGGCCAGTTCCCGGGTCAGGCCCGCCTGCGCCTGCCCGGCAGTGCACGCCGCCCACGCCGGGTGGCGATGCTCAGCGTCCACACCTCTCCGCTGCACCAGCCCGGTACGGGCGACGCCGGCGGTATGAACGTCTACATCGTCGAGCTCGCCAGGAAGCTCGCCTCGATCAACATCGAGGTGGAGATCTTCACCCGCGCCACCACCGGCACCCTCCCGCCCGCCGTCGAGCTCGCCCCGGGCGTCCTCGTACGGCATGTGGACGCCGGCCCGTACGAGGGCCTGGCCAAGGAGGAGCTGCCCGCCCAGCTGTGTGCCTTCACTCATGGCGTGATGCAGGCCTGGGCCGGCCACCGCCCCGGTTACTACGACCTGGTGCACTCCCACTACTGGCTCTCCGGCCATGTCGGCTGGCTGGCCGCCGAGCGCTGGGGCGTCCCGCTGGTGCACGCCATGCACACCATGGCCAAGGTCAAGAATGCCGCGCTGGCCGCCGGCGACGCCCCCGAGCCGGCCGCCCGGGTGATCGGCGAGACACAGATCGTCCGGGCCGCCGACCGCCTGATAGCCAACACCGCCGAGGAGTCGGACGAACTCGTCCGGCATTACGAGGCCGAGCCCGGAAAGGTCGCCGTGGTGCACCCCGGGGTCAACCTCGACCGTTTCCGGCCCACCGGCGGCGAGGTCGCCGAGAGCCGGGCCGCCGCCCGCGCCCGCCTGGGCCTGCCGCAGGACGCGGTCATCCCCCTGTTCGCCGGCCGAATACAGCCGCTGAAGGCGCCCGACATCCTGCTGCGGGCCGCCGCCGCCCTGCTGGACGAGGACCCCTCGCTGCGCTCCCGGATGGTCGTGCCCGTGGTCGGCGGGCCCAGCGGCAGCGGCCTGGCCAAGCCCGAGGGGCTGCAGAAGCTGGCCGCCCGTCTCGGCATCGCCGACCTGGTGCAGTTCCGCCCGCCGGTCGGCCAGGAACAGCTCGCCGACTGGTACCGCGCCGCATCCGTGCTGGTCATGCCCTCGTACAGCGAATCCTTCGGGCTGGTCGCCATCGAGGCCCAGGCCTGTGGGACGCCGGTCATCGCGGCGGCGGTCGGCGGTCTGCCGGTGGCCGTGCGCGACGGCGTCAGCGGCTTCCTCGTCAGCGGCCACGACCCGGCCGACTACGCCCGCGCGCTCGGCCGCTTCGTCGCGGACCCGGCCCTGCCCGCCCGGATGGGCACCGACGCCGCCCGGCACGCCCAGTCCTTCGGCTGGGGCACCGCCGCCGCGGCCACGGGCGACGTCTACACCGCCGCCATGCAGGAGCACCGCCGTCACCTACGATCCCTCCATGGGTGA
- a CDS encoding class I SAM-dependent methyltransferase has product MARRPSVSPHSLASPVSPISPVSPGSAAALIPGQSRSVSGRSRSVSAQSRPAPGQSRPVGNATRGTTNPNRLRRMDRWIAAEHGAALRRAADPVAVDLGYGAAPWTAVELLGRLRTVRPDARVVGIEIDPARVEAARPYERAGLDFLHGGFEVPLPGQRKRAPVLIRAANVLRQYDEDEVAAVWQRLCARLAPGGLLVEGTCDEIGRRHVWVALGPEGPRTVTFAARLSTLHTPSDLAERLPKALIHRNVPGEPVHAFLRDFDRAWATAAPLGALGARQRWRAAVQALATDWPLTGDPRRRRQGEVTVRWEALAPRGSGVRSAVGRTVTSPAASAARGPVGNAVR; this is encoded by the coding sequence ATGGCCCGCCGCCCCAGCGTCTCCCCCCACTCCCTTGCTTCCCCCGTCTCTCCCATCTCTCCCGTTTCCCCCGGCTCCGCCGCCGCCCTGATCCCCGGGCAGTCCCGGTCCGTGTCCGGGCGCTCCCGGTCCGTATCCGCGCAGTCCCGGCCTGCACCCGGGCAGTCCCGGCCCGTCGGAAACGCCACCCGCGGGACCACCAACCCCAACCGGCTGCGCCGCATGGACCGCTGGATAGCCGCCGAGCACGGCGCCGCGCTGCGCCGCGCCGCCGACCCCGTGGCGGTCGATCTCGGCTACGGCGCCGCGCCCTGGACCGCGGTGGAACTGCTGGGCCGGCTGCGGACGGTGCGCCCGGACGCCCGGGTCGTCGGCATAGAGATAGATCCGGCGCGGGTCGAGGCCGCCCGGCCGTACGAGCGGGCGGGGCTGGATTTCCTCCACGGCGGCTTCGAGGTGCCGCTGCCGGGGCAGCGCAAGCGCGCACCGGTCCTCATCCGGGCCGCGAATGTGCTGCGGCAGTACGACGAGGACGAGGTGGCCGCCGTGTGGCAACGGCTCTGCGCACGGCTCGCGCCCGGCGGGCTGCTGGTCGAGGGCACCTGCGACGAGATAGGGCGTCGGCACGTCTGGGTGGCGCTGGGCCCCGAGGGCCCGCGCACGGTCACCTTCGCCGCCCGCCTCAGCACCCTCCATACCCCCTCTGACCTGGCAGAACGCCTCCCCAAGGCGCTGATCCACCGCAATGTGCCGGGCGAGCCGGTGCACGCCTTCCTCCGGGACTTCGACCGCGCCTGGGCCACCGCCGCCCCGCTCGGCGCGCTCGGCGCCCGCCAGCGGTGGCGCGCCGCCGTACAGGCCCTGGCCACGGACTGGCCGCTGACCGGTGACCCGCGGCGCCGGCGACAGGGGGAGGTCACGGTGCGATGGGAGGCGCTCGCGCCCAGGGGAAGTGGGGTGCGGAGTGCGGTGGGGAGGACGGTGACGAGCCCGGCCGCGAGCGCGGCGAGAGGCCCGGTGGGAAACGCCGTCCGCTGA
- a CDS encoding helix-turn-helix domain-containing protein, with amino-acid sequence MLHAEIEISSFLKVRRAALDPAELGLPDGINRRRVRGLRREEVAQLAGISVDYYTRIEQGRAPAISDSVLDAIARALRLSDGEVTYLRNIAAPRRRPADCVAGPGPDGGPCTVPRQTVRPEVQRLLDAMGTTVPAVVLGRGLDFLAWNTLGGRIAFDLPALAPDRRNAALLVFLDPAARALHADWEAKAMEVVGNLRADSGRHPEDPRVCDVVNELLAHSRDFRRLWETQSVYECLRGTKTLLHPHVGELVLTFESFRLSADPDQVLVTYAAARGAKTEGRLRELGALGDPVLTA; translated from the coding sequence ATGCTGCACGCGGAAATCGAGATCAGCTCGTTCCTCAAGGTGCGCCGGGCGGCGCTCGACCCGGCGGAGCTCGGCCTGCCCGACGGGATCAACCGCCGCCGGGTGCGCGGCCTGCGGCGCGAGGAGGTCGCGCAGCTCGCCGGCATCAGCGTCGACTACTACACCCGGATCGAACAGGGCCGCGCGCCCGCCATCTCCGACTCCGTCCTGGACGCGATCGCACGGGCGCTGCGGCTTTCCGACGGCGAGGTGACGTATCTGCGCAATATCGCGGCACCCCGGCGCCGCCCGGCGGACTGCGTCGCAGGCCCGGGCCCGGACGGCGGCCCGTGCACCGTCCCCCGGCAGACCGTGCGCCCCGAGGTCCAGCGGCTCCTGGACGCGATGGGGACCACCGTCCCGGCCGTGGTCCTCGGCCGCGGCCTGGACTTCCTGGCCTGGAACACGCTCGGCGGCCGGATCGCCTTCGACCTCCCGGCGCTCGCCCCGGACCGGCGCAATGCCGCGCTGCTGGTCTTCCTCGACCCGGCGGCGCGAGCCCTGCACGCGGACTGGGAGGCGAAGGCCATGGAGGTGGTCGGCAATCTGCGCGCCGACAGCGGGCGGCACCCCGAGGACCCGCGGGTCTGCGACGTGGTCAACGAACTCCTCGCGCACAGCCGGGACTTCCGCCGTCTCTGGGAGACGCAGTCGGTGTACGAGTGCCTGCGCGGCACCAAGACCCTCCTGCACCCGCACGTCGGCGAACTGGTCCTCACCTTCGAGAGCTTCCGGCTGAGCGCCGACCCGGACCAGGTGCTGGTGACGTATGCGGCCGCGCGGGGGGCGAAGACGGAGGGGCGGCTGCGGGAGCTGGGGGCACTCGGGGACCCGGTGCTGACGGCGTAG
- a CDS encoding histone-like nucleoid-structuring protein Lsr2, with translation MAQKVITIFTDDLTGEESTEAATHTLSLDGVTYEIDLSPDSYDQLLEAVGPFLKAGRKTGKGRKPRKAAASNEDTAAIRAWAKSSGYNVSDRGRVPAEIREAYQKAK, from the coding sequence ATGGCACAGAAAGTAATCACCATCTTCACGGACGACCTCACGGGCGAAGAGTCCACCGAGGCCGCCACGCACACGCTTTCTCTTGACGGTGTGACTTACGAGATCGATTTGAGTCCGGACAGCTACGACCAGCTGCTCGAAGCGGTTGGACCGTTCTTGAAGGCCGGTCGCAAGACCGGGAAGGGCCGTAAGCCGCGTAAGGCGGCGGCCAGCAATGAGGACACCGCCGCGATCCGGGCCTGGGCCAAGTCGAGCGGCTACAACGTCAGCGACCGTGGGCGGGTGCCCGCTGAGATTCGTGAGGCTTACCAAAAGGCCAAGTGA